The DNA window GCCAATTGAACCTCCTCAAACTGTTTCTTTTTAAGAACCGAATAGATTGGTGCCAAAATAATAGAtgctaaaaataacaaaaaagccTAGGACATGTAATGGATCTTGAAGTACTCATTAATGGCTTACCCAATTTGATGTATTTGCCTATAGGTTGTCCTTGGCTTAAAGAAATTGATGATGCAAAGCAAAGCCATGCAGTTGCACTAATGCTTGCAGAAAGGTTAATCAGAAGAGAAGATTGGAGCCACTATGTGCATACAGAGGACAAAGATCATGAAGGCAGCCAGTTCGGGATATcatcagaaaagaaaaatagtatGCCAGATCCACTAATACAAGCAACGAGACTGGGCATCATTGAGGTAGTTCAGGAAATCCTCCGTGTCTACCCTGAAGCTGCATATACCTTCGATGGAAAAGGAAGGAATATACTGCAAATTGCAGTGGAGGAGAAAAAATGGTTCTTGTACGACTACTTGATGACTAGTAGTACTAACATGGACATGATGCTAAGTGATATTGATCACGAAGGAAATAGCATTATACATCTCGCAGCACGCCTGGAATCCCCTCCCAGCACTCCCCCTGGAGTTTTTCAGCAAATGATGTGGGAATTCCTCTGGTTTAAGGTACCAAATTAAATTAATACCAGTATTGCATTGCCTGTTGTatattgttttattttcttttccggATATTTGCAACTTATGATTGATCTTTGGCTCAACAGCGGGTTCAATATGACTGTTATCCATATCTCTGGGAACTACAAAATTTTGATGGGAAGACAGCAAAACAATTATTCGAGACGAAACATGCAAGCCTACGTGAAAGTGCTGAGAAAACTGTGAAAGAATTGGCCAACGCTGTGTTGATTGTGTCTGTCCTCATTGGTACCATAAACTTTGCTGCAATTTTTACTGTACCTGGAGGTTTCGATCAAACGACTGGAGAGGCCATTTTTCTCAAGAACCGGCCCTGGGAATTCGGCTTGTTGATGTTCTACTTAGCTGCAGGGCTGTTCTCCGCTCTGTTCACCATGGGGCCTCTGCTTGTGATCATCTTTATGCGATTCGAAACTGAGGATTTTTATGTTTCCCTGCCCTTCTACTATGTGAC is part of the Coffea eugenioides isolate CCC68of chromosome 6, Ceug_1.0, whole genome shotgun sequence genome and encodes:
- the LOC113773735 gene encoding ankyrin repeat domain-containing protein 50-like, whose product is MASSRINEDRSNRSAAYRAVLEGKKQSVETFRSFWREEGVKPLDKRGDTVLHFLAVYGNVDAFRLLLQDGLVTIENLKAKNVNGHTALHEAARFGHKDVAEIMLRTEKDLVSERNKLGETPLFVAAACGKKEVFSLLEKYIGDCMMRRNDGCTILHAAVIGGYYSKLLYQVKCIPVLNKESQPVSSAEEPSNSASIHKLDRSSSVNYIFGCPWLKEIDDAKQSHAVALMLAERLIRREDWSHYVHTEDKDHEGSQFGISSEKKNSMPDPLIQATRLGIIEVVQEILRVYPEAAYTFDGKGRNILQIAVEEKKWFLYDYLMTSSTNMDMMLSDIDHEGNSIIHLAARLESPPSTPPGVFQQMMWEFLWFKRVQYDCYPYLWELQNFDGKTAKQLFETKHASLRESAEKTVKELANAVLIVSVLIGTINFAAIFTVPGGFDQTTGEAIFLKNRPWEFGLLMFYLAAGLFSALFTMGPLLVIIFMRFETEDFYVSLPFYYVTVVIAFFNSAVFTIAAAGQALLVQKVVITDDRLLVVVIFFISCLLALVGPCAHGHIISDIRLCVLPNSLLPLL